In Camelina sativa cultivar DH55 chromosome 16, Cs, whole genome shotgun sequence, a single window of DNA contains:
- the LOC104752287 gene encoding trifunctional UDP-glucose 4,6-dehydratase/UDP-4-keto-6-deoxy-D-glucose 3,5-epimerase/UDP-4-keto-L-rhamnose-reductase RHM1, protein MSSYTPKNILITGAAGFIASHVANRLIRTYPHYKIVVLDKLDYCSNLKNLNPSRHSPNFKFVKGDIASADLVNHLLITEGIDTIMHFAAQTHVDNSFGNSFEFTKNNIYGTHVLLEACKVTGQITRFIHVSTDEVYGETDEDALVGNHEASQLLPTNPYSATKAGAEMLVMAYGRSYGLPVITTRGNNVYGPNQFPEKLIPKFMLLAMRGQVLPIHGDGSNVRSYLYCEDVAEAFEVVLHKGEVGHVYNIGTKKERRVNDVATDICKLFNMDPEANIKFVDNRPFNDQRYFLDDEKLKKLGWSERTTWEEGLKKTMDWYTQNPEWWGDVSGALLPHPRMLMMPGGRHFDGSEDNSLAATLSEKPSQTHMVVPSPRSSSGTPQKPSLKFLIYGRTGWIGGLLGKICEKQGIAYEYGKGRLEDRSSLLQDILTVKPTHVFNSAGVTGRPNVDWCESHKTETIRANVAGTLTLADVCREHGLLMMNFATGCIFEYDDKHPEGSGIGFKEEDTPNFTGSFYSKTKAMVEELLKEFDNVCTLRVRMPISSDLNNPRNFITKISRYNKVVNIPNSMTVLDELLPISIEMAKRNLRGIWNFTNPGVVSHNEILEMYRDYINPEFKWANFTLEEQAKVIVAPRSNNEMDASKLKKEFPELLSIKESLIKYAFEPNKKT, encoded by the exons atgtCTTCGTATACTCCAAAGAACATTCTCATCACCGGAGCAGCTGGTTTCATCGCATCACATGTCGCCAACAGACTCATACGGACCTATCCTCATTACAAAATCGTTGTCCTTGACAAACTCGATTACTGTTCAAACCTCAAGAACCTCAACCCTTCTAGGCACTCTCCCAATTTCAAGTTTGTCAAAGGTGACATCGCCAGTGCTGACTTGGTCAATCATCTCCTCATCACTGAAGGTATCGACACCATCATGCACTTCGCTGCCCAGACCCATGTCGACAATTCCTTCGGTAACAGTTTCGAGTTTACTAAGAACAACATCTATGGGACTCATGTCCTTCTTGAGGCTTGTAAAGTCACTGGTCAGATTACGAGGTTTATTCATGTCAGTACTGACGAAGTTTATGGTGAGACTGATGAGGATGCTCTTGTTGGTAACCATGAGGCTTCTCAGCTGCTTCCCACCAATCCTTACTCTGCTACCAAAGCTGGTGCCGAGATGCTTGTTATGGCTTATGGTAGATCTTATGGCTTGCCTGTTATTACCACGCGTGGGAACAACGTCTATGGACCCAATCAGTTTCCTGAGAAGTTGATTCCCAAGTTCATGTTGCTGGCTATGAGAGGGCAAGTTCTTCCCATTCATGGGGATGGATCAAACGTTAGGAGCTACCTTTACTGTGAAGACGTTGCTGAGGCTTTTGAAGTTGTTCTTCACAAGGGAGAAGTTGGCCATGTTTACAATATTGGGACCAAGAAGGAGAGGAGAGTGAATGATGTTGCCACTGATATCTGTAAACTCTTCAACATGGACCCTGAGGCAAACATCAAGTTTGTCGACAACAGACCTTTCAACGACCAGAGGTACTTCCTTGACGATGAGAAGCTCAAAAAGTTGGGATGGTCTGAGAGGACCACGTGGGAGGAAGGATTGAAGAAAACTATGGATTGGTACACACAGAACCCGGAATGGTGGGGAGATGTGTCTGGAGCGTTGCTTCCTCATCCAAGGATGCTGATGATGCCTGGTGGGAGACACTTTGATGGCTCCGAGGACAATTCTTTGGCAGCTACTTTATCTGAAAAGCCAAGTCAAACCCATATGGTGGTTCCAAGCCCAAGGAGCAGCAGCGGCACACCGCAAAAGCCTTCCCTCAAGTTCTTGATATATGGAAGGACCGGGTGGATTGGTGGTCTGCTTGGAAAGATATGTGAGAAGCAAGGAATTGCTTACGAGTATGGGAAAGGACGGTTGGAGGATCGATCATCCCTTTTGCAGGATATTCTGACCGTTAAGCCAACCCATGTTTTCAATTCCGCTGGTGTGACTGGGAGACCCAATGTTGACTGGTGTGAGTCTCACAAGACCGAGACTATCCGTGCCAATGTCGCTGGCACGTTGACTCTAGCTGATGTCTGCAGAGAGCACGGACTCCTCATGATGAACTTCGCTACTGGTTGTATATTCGAATATGATGACAAGCATCCGGAAGGTTCAGGAATTGGCTTCAAAGAGGAAGACACACCCAACTTCACTGGTTCCTTCTACTCAAAAACCAAAGCCATG GTTGAGGAACTGCTAAAGGAGTTTGACAACGTTTGCACTTTGAGAGTAAGGATGCCGATATCCTCAGATCTTAACAACCCGCGGAACTTCATCACCAAGATCTCCAGGTACAACAAAGTAGTGAACATCCCAAACAGCATGACTGTGTTGGACGAGCTTTTACCAATCTCCATTGAGATGGCTAAAAGAAACTTGAGAGGAATCTGGAACTTCACAAACCCAGGTGTGGTGAGTCACAACGAGATCCTAGAGATGTACAGAGACTACATCAACCCTGAATTCAAATGGGCAAACTTCACACTAGAGGAGCAAGCTAAAGTTATCGTGGCTCCAAGAAGCAACAACGAGATGGACGCTTCTAAGCTCAAGAAAGAGttccctgagctactctctatTAAGGAGTCTCTGATTAAGTATGCATTCGAGCCAAACAAGAAAACCTGA